From Microbacterium sp. LWH7-1.2:
CGGGCCGCTCGTCTTTGGTGAAGCGGTGGTAGGCGCCGCCATGGCGGACCACCGTCGAATCGATCGTCCCGTAGCCGGCGGCGCGGCGCACGTCGATCCAGACACGCGGCTCAGAGAAGGTGACGAAGTCGTCGGTCGTCGCAATCATCATGCGGTTGTAGCTGTCGGCGTTACGTCGTTCAGCGACGCCTTCCTCGTAGAGGTTGGAAGCCCAGTAGACGGCGTACGTCTGCGCTTCTTCGCTCCATATGGCCTCGGGCGCCCACACATTGCCTGCCCGTTCCGGCGCCATCACCTCCACTCGCCGCGGGCCGTCCCACGTCACCAGGTCGCTCGATTCCCACACGAGCAGCGCGGTGCTGCCGTGCTCCTGGGCGGTGCGGAAGTGCCCGATGCCATGGACCTTCAGATCGGTCGCCAGAATGACGAACCGTTCGCCGTCACGCAGCCGCAGGATGAACGGGTCGCGGATTCCGCCTGTTCCGACGGACGAACGCAGCACCGGGTCGCCGCCGGCCAGCATGTCCCATTCGCTGAGCGTGTTGCCGCGGCTCACAGCGAAGTGAATCTGCTCCGCATCGGGGCCGTCCTCACCCACGAAGTGGGCGAAGAGATACGCCTCGTACTTCTCCTGTGCGCCATCGCTCATCGCAGCCCCTCCATCGTTCGCTCGGCCCGTGCCCACGCGGCTTCATCCTGTCGCCGTGCGAGCGCCGCGAATGCGTCAGCGACCGCCGTTCGGCGACGTTGAAGACCTCCTGTCGACTCGACCAGTTCGTACAGTCCCATGGCCAGCTGATGGTCCGACCTCGATCCGGAGCTGTGCCGGTATGTCCACTCGTACATGTCGAACAGCGGCCACCAGGTGTACCCGACGACCGCAAGCCCGTCGGTGCGGAGTCGTTCGACTTCTGCGACGGATGCCGTGAGCCAGTCGATCCGGTCCGCGACGGTTCCGGTGACGCACGTCTCGGTCACCATGACCGGCGCCTGGTACCGCCGCGCATACTCGACGAGCATCTCGGACAGCCCCGGCAGCCCATCGTCGCGCGTCGGCCGCGGGTCGGAGAAGCCGCCGCGGTGATGGACGCCCGGTTCGAAGACCTCGGTGGAGTGCCGGGGGTAGTAGTTCACGCCCATGATGTCGGGGTGAGCTGGGCGGTGAGCGAGGTCGTCGAGCGTGCCCTCCTCGACGCCATGGCGCAGCAGGAAATCGAGGA
This genomic window contains:
- a CDS encoding glycoside hydrolase family 43 protein: MGEDGPDAEQIHFAVSRGNTLSEWDMLAGGDPVLRSSVGTGGIRDPFILRLRDGERFVILATDLKVHGIGHFRTAQEHGSTALLVWESSDLVTWDGPRRVEVMAPERAGNVWAPEAIWSEEAQTYAVYWASNLYEEGVAERRNADSYNRMMIATTDDFVTFSEPRVWIDVRRAAGYGTIDSTVVRHGGAYHRFTKDERPDVMHVFHEISPDLFRITTEAVGSAWDLVAERIGSDHVTHGEGPIVVPANTDDRWFLLLDWPPYGGGTGYVLLETDDLGSGRWTRTTQSLPPRFRHGSVIPITDAERQRLLADHPPAVEPAAS